From the genome of Leptotrichia trevisanii DSM 22070, one region includes:
- a CDS encoding autotransporter-associated N-terminal domain-containing protein yields the protein MTKSLLQVKKDLKAFAKRCKDFKYTDSALFTFLLCGMLLSVNLFSAATTDSSIQNQVHQINTSISQIRTDFKRAKIENNKLIKGTNLELIQLMEQGDQVVKEPFSSWQFGINYFHSNWGGTYKGRGDKEKNVIYQRDPNNKFGNYAGADYGRTFLKRVIEPISAIPVDAAVKPKNIQKTALNINLPTIGAPSTPNLNISVRAPKEIGSINITTPSVNVSLPTPSTNPFNDFRFEDNTYGYHGGTTRTLVSNDVYWTGYNPNPGGGYQQGFGKNSTIVRNTDRDGSLFYFSGDGHDFSGDQPFTLDGITVYAAGNMTVNSQSSGLVGRNNYPAPGPGEIKKNGQIAIHTVNDGTIKNVTGHLMGRANFVSIETWQAGNVKFENTKVNVKEDENTLFYIYPAYYEALTGLPVKNTHYNSIQFRGLGSDRKRGGFTGDVQATITSQRNTIYSAMGVQGSFNMDSTGKYILEGGSNVVYSGLGYSANFDNISAHSTSRVSDTDTMYRISSVKGMTPSIKMTTPPESYGDNNVVLFFNDLLPLSQAQSTTVWPEPNSDLTPTLNRNNWNKSVIGIYQGEILAKAIIGNKKNNNANGADANAVQGASGNTVYTKDSGGHAKYINGDNKYVERNVVILAQSGQRDGIKTDDLGAVYKPTATSTALNGTTVGSDFSKDPIHSLQINNIEVTFGKYSKDNVMVVSKNGTVVDIAMPTNSHGNDATDPSLVNTKIRTNDITDYGNATTLKASNNDTDNQVATGTILAYAKGKWKDSAENNRAGAFSENTINTLKDLGSQINIAPNVVMSARYKELPLINPSTGALVIDPSTGLPKKQGSHPIAYVAEDGGIVKSYGKTTAKGYKSIIGYATGAGSQIYAYGGVEEKDEWADTNDADTKKMLYENIGGYAKAGGEVTIGSKGETFNLTSPDGSQASKVKTATITVGATTSTIRGIGAIANGGTVNLEGTTNIETGTSGGLAALAGGTVNYSGGTIKNKDNHVARGLSDNDHENVTPFYADATSKIVFKSGSNGKSQTTIDMYDGVFITGKDSDYENSDTATTGKYRGVGNVTVNVHDGVTIGSFDKLTGLVWDDSLDKSGTFLNALPGIAKFGKVNILGAYKTTLTNGDLSVTASSVDLNSSNDRYNGISMANELITISNATSVTGNIGAGSLVSQGKAQGLSMGNLSTATQTAAGITPSNATSGFKNEGTVNVTGGTTANGIAGMNVSYGTIKNGTSKGSTATVTIDNGAGIYGTNGSKLENFGTINVTGSGAGIAARGTDKNTKQYYGTDDANFTHTQYTINIENHGAINVAGNNPVGIYAENNTRAARDKVIVKNDSQLTVGNNGVGIAVLSSPIETGQKQGTPLVSVAGVNHGAGSDQGGTITVTASGAGSDIITGVNGKGIYAEDSDINLTGGDYVIETKEKGIGIFASGDTNVNGTLEYKYNGSTTGTGMGIVYNQDGQPTKTNKANVKLNNATNTTGGMIGLYTTAGTGNTFINQGDITGTSSALEFGIVSNGADVINDAGHKIKLGNATAQANANVGIYSKAKNKTVNKGAITVGDNAIGIYGYDVDNENGALIKAGDNGVAIYTHDTGTNVNLNSGSTITLGGNQAVGVYAVGTNQNLNANSGATMNIGDNSFGFVDAGTGNTVTSKIGNVSLGNDSIYVYQNDNTGKVFNYTSVTSTGNKNYGLYGNGTMENRADIDFSIGAGNVAIYSTGGTATNFNLIKVGASNTANKEFGVGMATGYYDEATHAISNQGTVINRGTIEVSKPNTMGMYAVGSGSKAINYGDINLSGSNTIGMYLDRGAVGENWGTIKTTAGGFTAVKGIYLANGSYIKNYGTITINASDPKSAGIWTDTQSVDKAVENATGTNSSGIQQTGTSNLPMKVVTADDMKEMGGVTIKVPPRSTTVTVTDANGNAIPIANVDTNVPSPTATLVTVTSPSGITTLDLSKIGLGSIPSASKATSLGMYVDTSGVNYTNPIQGINNLTGLTDINLYFGSEAAKYTTAKAIQIGDNILKPYNDALASVVTAGTTLNSTAASLTWMAQPTKNAATGLLDKVYLVKIPYTTFAKAGDAQTYNFLAGLEERYGVEGLGTKEKSIFDKLNSLTGGEGHILAQAIDEMKGHQYSNIQQRMFETGSVLSKEFDYLQDEWRNPSKNSNKIKVFGQRGEFKTDTAGVVDYTSNAYGVAYVHENEKIKLGNKSGWYAGSVYNKFKFKDIGKSQEEQTMIKAGVFKTMSPKRDYNGSLTWKIAGEAFAGRGDMKRRYWIVNEVFEAKGKYTTYGVALKNEIGKEFRTSENTSIRPYGALNLEYGKYSDFRETGPMALKVKGNDYFSAKPEAGISFNYKQDLGVRSSLTASLTAAYENELGELYDVQNRAKLKGAKSSYYKLRGDKENHRGNGKFDLNFGWDNTRFGVTVNAGYDTTGENFRGGIGFRAIY from the coding sequence ATGACAAAAAGTTTGTTACAAGTAAAAAAAGATTTAAAAGCCTTTGCCAAAAGATGTAAAGACTTTAAATACACTGATTCTGCATTGTTTACATTTTTATTATGCGGAATGTTATTATCTGTTAATTTATTTTCAGCTGCTACAACTGATTCGAGTATTCAAAATCAAGTTCATCAGATTAACACTTCAATAAGTCAGATACGGACAGATTTCAAGCGTGCAAAAATTGAGAACAACAAATTGATAAAAGGTACAAACCTTGAATTAATCCAATTAATGGAACAAGGAGATCAAGTTGTAAAAGAACCGTTTTCAAGTTGGCAATTTGGAATTAATTATTTTCATAGCAACTGGGGAGGAACTTATAAAGGACGTGGAGATAAAGAAAAAAATGTAATTTACCAAAGAGATCCAAATAATAAATTTGGCAATTATGCAGGTGCAGACTATGGGCGAACTTTTTTAAAAAGAGTAATAGAGCCTATTTCGGCGATTCCGGTGGATGCGGCGGTTAAGCCTAAAAATATTCAAAAAACAGCTTTAAATATTAATTTGCCAACAATCGGGGCACCTAGTACGCCTAATTTGAATATTAGTGTTAGGGCACCTAAAGAAATAGGAAGTATTAACATAACTACTCCAAGTGTTAATGTTTCTTTACCAACTCCAAGTACAAATCCTTTTAATGATTTTAGATTTGAAGACAATACATATGGTTATCATGGAGGGACAACAAGAACTTTAGTTTCAAATGATGTTTATTGGACAGGATATAACCCAAATCCAGGTGGAGGGTATCAACAAGGGTTTGGAAAAAATAGTACAATTGTTAGAAATACTGATAGAGATGGCTCATTATTTTATTTTAGTGGAGATGGCCATGACTTTTCAGGAGATCAACCTTTCACTCTTGATGGTATAACAGTTTATGCTGCTGGGAATATGACTGTAAATTCACAAAGTTCTGGTTTAGTTGGAAGAAATAATTATCCGGCACCTGGCCCTGGAGAAATAAAAAAGAACGGACAAATTGCAATTCATACAGTGAACGATGGAACTATAAAAAATGTAACTGGCCATCTTATGGGACGTGCTAATTTTGTTTCTATAGAAACATGGCAAGCTGGAAATGTAAAATTTGAAAATACTAAAGTCAATGTAAAAGAAGATGAAAACACTTTATTTTATATCTATCCTGCATATTATGAAGCATTAACAGGATTACCAGTAAAAAATACACATTATAATTCAATCCAATTTCGTGGATTAGGTTCCGATAGAAAAAGAGGTGGATTTACTGGAGATGTACAAGCAACTATTACTTCTCAAAGAAATACGATATATTCAGCGATGGGGGTACAAGGAAGTTTTAACATGGACAGTACGGGGAAATATATTTTGGAAGGTGGAAGTAATGTCGTTTACTCAGGACTAGGATATAGTGCGAATTTTGATAATATATCTGCTCATAGCACTTCACGTGTATCTGATACAGATACAATGTATAGAATCAGTTCAGTTAAAGGGATGACACCATCAATAAAAATGACAACACCACCAGAATCATATGGTGATAATAATGTTGTGTTATTTTTCAATGATTTATTGCCCTTATCTCAAGCCCAAAGTACAACAGTCTGGCCTGAACCAAATTCAGATTTAACACCAACTCTTAATAGGAATAATTGGAATAAGTCAGTAATAGGTATTTATCAAGGTGAAATATTAGCTAAAGCAATTATTGGAAATAAGAAAAATAATAATGCAAATGGAGCAGATGCCAACGCTGTTCAAGGAGCTAGCGGGAATACTGTTTATACAAAAGATAGTGGTGGACACGCTAAATACATCAATGGAGATAATAAATATGTTGAAAGAAATGTAGTAATACTGGCACAGTCTGGACAAAGAGATGGTATTAAAACAGATGATTTGGGAGCAGTATACAAACCGACAGCTACATCTACAGCTCTTAATGGAACAACAGTGGGTAGTGATTTTAGTAAAGATCCTATACATTCATTACAGATAAATAATATAGAAGTGACTTTTGGAAAATATTCAAAAGATAATGTAATGGTAGTTTCAAAAAATGGAACAGTAGTAGATATAGCTATGCCAACAAATAGCCATGGAAATGATGCGACAGATCCTTCATTGGTAAATACGAAGATAAGAACAAATGATATAACAGATTATGGTAATGCTACAACATTAAAGGCCTCAAATAATGATACTGATAATCAAGTTGCAACTGGAACAATTTTGGCATATGCTAAAGGGAAATGGAAAGATTCAGCAGAAAATAATAGAGCGGGTGCATTTTCAGAAAATACAATTAATACATTAAAAGATTTGGGAAGTCAGATTAATATAGCCCCTAATGTTGTAATGTCTGCAAGATATAAAGAATTACCTCTTATAAATCCTTCTACAGGAGCATTGGTTATAGATCCTTCTACAGGATTACCCAAAAAACAAGGTTCGCATCCTATAGCTTATGTAGCTGAAGATGGTGGAATTGTAAAATCGTATGGAAAAACAACAGCTAAAGGTTATAAATCAATAATTGGATATGCAACTGGGGCTGGGAGTCAAATTTATGCTTATGGTGGTGTAGAAGAAAAAGATGAGTGGGCAGATACAAACGATGCCGATACAAAAAAAATGTTATATGAAAATATAGGTGGATATGCTAAAGCGGGTGGTGAAGTTACTATTGGAAGTAAAGGAGAAACATTTAATTTAACTAGTCCTGATGGTTCACAAGCTTCGAAGGTAAAAACTGCAACAATAACTGTTGGTGCAACAACTTCAACGATACGTGGAATAGGTGCAATTGCAAATGGAGGGACAGTAAACCTTGAGGGAACAACTAATATAGAAACTGGTACAAGTGGAGGATTAGCAGCATTAGCAGGTGGAACAGTAAATTATTCTGGTGGAACGATAAAAAATAAAGACAATCATGTGGCAAGAGGACTTTCAGATAATGATCATGAAAATGTAACACCTTTTTATGCTGATGCAACAAGTAAAATTGTATTTAAATCAGGAAGTAATGGTAAATCACAAACAACAATAGATATGTATGATGGAGTATTTATTACAGGAAAAGATAGTGACTATGAAAATTCAGATACTGCTACGACAGGAAAATATCGTGGTGTAGGTAATGTTACAGTAAATGTGCATGATGGTGTTACAATTGGATCGTTTGATAAGTTGACAGGATTAGTTTGGGATGATTCTTTAGATAAAAGTGGAACTTTTTTAAATGCGTTGCCTGGAATAGCTAAATTTGGAAAAGTTAATATTTTAGGAGCATATAAAACAACACTTACAAATGGAGATTTAAGCGTAACAGCTTCTTCTGTTGATTTAAATAGTTCAAATGATAGATATAATGGTATATCAATGGCTAACGAGCTGATAACAATAAGTAATGCGACATCAGTAACTGGAAATATAGGTGCTGGAAGTTTAGTTTCTCAAGGAAAGGCACAAGGACTTTCAATGGGAAATCTTTCTACAGCCACTCAAACTGCTGCTGGTATAACACCATCTAATGCAACTTCTGGATTTAAAAATGAAGGGACTGTAAATGTTACAGGAGGAACAACTGCAAATGGTATTGCAGGAATGAATGTAAGTTATGGAACAATTAAAAATGGAACATCTAAAGGTTCAACTGCAACAGTAACAATTGATAATGGTGCAGGAATTTATGGAACTAATGGAAGTAAACTGGAAAATTTTGGAACGATTAATGTAACAGGTTCTGGAGCTGGGATAGCGGCGAGAGGAACTGATAAGAATACAAAACAATATTATGGTACAGATGATGCTAACTTTACACATACTCAATATACAATAAATATAGAAAATCATGGTGCGATTAATGTTGCAGGAAATAATCCAGTTGGAATTTATGCTGAAAATAATACACGGGCAGCAAGAGATAAGGTAATTGTAAAAAATGACAGTCAATTAACTGTTGGAAATAACGGTGTAGGAATTGCTGTACTTTCAAGTCCAATAGAAACAGGACAAAAACAAGGAACACCTCTTGTATCAGTAGCAGGAGTAAATCATGGTGCAGGTTCAGATCAAGGTGGAACAATTACGGTAACTGCATCTGGAGCTGGTTCTGATATTATAACTGGTGTAAATGGTAAAGGTATCTATGCGGAAGATTCTGATATTAATTTGACTGGTGGAGATTATGTAATTGAAACTAAGGAAAAAGGTATAGGAATATTTGCTTCTGGAGATACGAATGTAAATGGAACCCTTGAATATAAATACAATGGAAGTACGACAGGAACTGGAATGGGGATTGTTTATAATCAGGATGGACAGCCAACTAAGACAAATAAAGCGAATGTAAAACTTAATAATGCCACTAATACTACTGGTGGAATGATTGGGTTATATACGACAGCAGGAACTGGTAATACATTTATTAATCAGGGGGATATAACTGGAACGTCATCAGCACTTGAGTTTGGGATCGTTTCAAATGGAGCGGATGTAATTAATGATGCCGGGCATAAAATAAAACTTGGAAATGCAACAGCACAGGCAAATGCCAATGTCGGAATTTATTCAAAAGCTAAAAATAAAACAGTCAATAAAGGTGCTATTACTGTTGGAGATAACGCAATAGGAATTTATGGATATGATGTTGACAATGAAAATGGTGCCTTGATAAAAGCTGGAGATAACGGTGTTGCAATTTACACTCATGATACAGGAACTAATGTAAACTTAAATTCAGGCTCTACAATCACATTGGGTGGAAATCAGGCTGTCGGGGTTTATGCAGTAGGAACTAACCAAAATCTTAATGCAAATTCTGGTGCAACAATGAATATTGGAGATAATTCATTTGGATTTGTTGATGCAGGGACAGGAAATACTGTAACTTCTAAAATAGGAAATGTATCATTAGGAAATGATTCAATTTATGTATATCAAAATGATAATACGGGAAAAGTATTTAACTATACTTCTGTAACATCAACAGGAAATAAAAATTATGGACTTTATGGTAATGGGACAATGGAAAATCGTGCAGATATTGATTTTTCGATAGGAGCTGGAAACGTAGCAATTTATTCTACTGGCGGAACAGCTACAAACTTTAACCTAATTAAAGTAGGGGCTTCAAATACTGCAAATAAAGAATTTGGAGTAGGAATGGCAACAGGGTATTATGATGAGGCGACACATGCAATCTCTAATCAAGGGACTGTCATAAACAGAGGAACTATTGAAGTAAGCAAACCGAATACAATGGGAATGTATGCAGTTGGTTCAGGTTCCAAGGCGATAAACTACGGAGATATTAATCTTTCTGGAAGTAATACAATTGGAATGTATCTTGACAGAGGAGCAGTTGGAGAAAACTGGGGTACAATCAAGACTACGGCAGGAGGATTTACAGCAGTAAAAGGAATTTATCTGGCAAATGGAAGTTATATTAAAAACTACGGAACAATAACTATAAATGCCTCAGATCCTAAAAGTGCGGGAATATGGACAGATACACAGTCAGTAGATAAAGCTGTGGAAAATGCAACTGGTACAAATTCTTCAGGAATACAGCAGACAGGAACTTCAAATTTACCAATGAAAGTAGTTACAGCTGATGATATGAAGGAAATGGGAGGAGTTACAATAAAAGTTCCACCTAGATCAACAACAGTAACAGTTACAGACGCAAATGGAAATGCAATCCCAATAGCAAATGTAGATACAAATGTTCCATCACCGACAGCAACATTGGTAACAGTAACATCACCATCAGGAATAACAACATTGGACTTGTCTAAAATAGGATTAGGAAGTATACCATCTGCATCAAAGGCAACAAGTCTTGGAATGTATGTAGACACTTCCGGAGTGAATTATACAAATCCTATTCAAGGAATTAATAACTTGACAGGATTGACAGACATTAATTTATATTTTGGAAGTGAAGCGGCAAAATACACTACCGCAAAAGCAATACAGATAGGGGATAATATTTTAAAACCATATAATGATGCACTAGCTTCAGTAGTAACAGCTGGAACAACATTAAACTCAACTGCAGCCAGCCTTACTTGGATGGCACAGCCTACAAAAAATGCTGCGACTGGACTTTTGGATAAAGTATATCTGGTAAAAATTCCTTATACAACTTTTGCCAAAGCTGGAGATGCCCAAACTTATAACTTCCTGGCAGGACTTGAAGAAAGATACGGGGTAGAAGGCTTGGGAACGAAAGAAAAATCAATATTTGATAAGCTGAATAGCCTGACAGGTGGAGAAGGACACATTCTGGCTCAAGCAATTGATGAAATGAAAGGACATCAATATTCAAATATCCAACAAAGAATGTTTGAAACAGGAAGCGTATTAAGCAAGGAATTTGACTATTTGCAAGATGAATGGAGAAATCCGTCTAAAAACAGCAACAAAATTAAAGTATTTGGACAAAGAGGTGAATTTAAGACTGATACAGCAGGAGTTGTTGATTATACAAGCAATGCCTATGGTGTAGCGTATGTTCACGAAAATGAAAAAATAAAACTTGGAAATAAATCTGGATGGTATGCAGGATCTGTTTACAACAAATTCAAGTTCAAGGATATTGGAAAATCACAAGAAGAGCAAACAATGATTAAAGCTGGAGTGTTCAAGACAATGTCGCCTAAGAGAGATTACAATGGTTCATTAACTTGGAAAATTGCTGGAGAGGCTTTTGCAGGACGTGGAGATATGAAACGTAGATACTGGATAGTGAATGAAGTATTTGAGGCAAAAGGAAAATATACTACTTACGGTGTCGCACTTAAAAATGAAATTGGAAAAGAATTCAGAACAAGTGAAAACACAAGTATCCGTCCATATGGAGCTTTGAACTTGGAATATGGAAAATATTCAGATTTCAGGGAAACAGGGCCTATGGCATTGAAAGTAAAAGGAAACGACTACTTCTCAGCAAAACCTGAAGCAGGAATATCATTTAACTATAAACAGGATTTAGGAGTAAGAAGCAGCTTGACAGCTAGTTTAACAGCGGCTTATGAAAATGAACTGGGTGAATTATATGATGTTCAAAATAGAGCCAAACTGAAAGGAGCAAAATCATCTTATTATAAACTTCGTGGAGATAAGGAAAATCATAGAGGAAATGGTAAGTTTGACTTAAACTTCGGATGGGACAACACAAGATTCGGAGTAACGGTAAATGCTGGGTATGACACAACTGGAGAAAACTTCAGAGGTGGAATTGGATTTAGAGCTATTTACTAA
- a CDS encoding AAA family ATPase, whose translation MIIMRLKIDNFYSFKDFEINFSYPRKVKNSLIEHEFIEKIPNFRFKKLNIIMGANSAGKTTFGKMLRNIFNFIAKQRVDLLLEAVNKEGTEAMFELDIVLKEENKYNLYRLNVVVEKIMLNEDDEHLNIKKMKLSKATLNKNDSYERAIERLDVVKKYSQEENEKNETEKILDEINGFGWFFNFPQSNNLTKKIKNLNVASNILKTFDNTIQNIKEIENTENGYQIIFKNRDSVLLQNGKIVDRDILSSGTEEALGIIFAIDQMIQEPDRPFYIDEKFSHAHSELEKSILSIMIDIMGNESQLFFTTHNSDILTMNFPTHSFTFLSKREDGKIKVTYPEDMIKRNDRNLINYVKNNVFDTIPDDELIYDIIDIINNKRKGVI comes from the coding sequence ATGATTATAATGAGATTGAAAATAGATAATTTTTATTCATTTAAAGATTTTGAGATAAATTTTTCATATCCTAGGAAAGTAAAAAATTCTCTTATTGAACATGAGTTCATTGAAAAAATCCCTAATTTCAGATTTAAAAAACTAAATATAATAATGGGAGCAAATTCAGCAGGAAAAACCACATTTGGAAAAATGTTGAGAAATATTTTTAATTTTATAGCAAAACAAAGAGTAGATTTATTACTTGAAGCAGTTAATAAAGAAGGCACAGAAGCAATGTTTGAATTGGATATTGTACTCAAGGAAGAAAATAAATATAATTTGTATAGATTAAATGTTGTGGTTGAGAAAATAATGTTAAATGAAGATGATGAACATCTGAATATAAAGAAAATGAAGTTAAGTAAAGCAACTTTAAACAAAAATGACTCTTACGAAAGGGCAATCGAAAGATTAGATGTTGTTAAAAAGTATTCACAAGAGGAAAATGAAAAAAATGAAACTGAAAAAATATTAGATGAAATAAATGGTTTTGGATGGTTTTTTAACTTTCCACAATCAAATAACTTAACTAAAAAAATTAAAAACTTAAATGTAGCTAGCAATATCTTAAAAACGTTTGATAATACTATACAAAATATAAAAGAAATTGAAAACACAGAAAATGGCTATCAAATAATTTTTAAGAATAGGGATAGTGTACTGTTGCAAAACGGAAAAATTGTAGATAGAGATATTTTATCAAGCGGAACAGAGGAAGCTCTGGGGATTATATTTGCAATAGATCAGATGATTCAAGAACCTGACAGGCCTTTTTACATTGATGAAAAATTTTCACATGCTCATTCAGAACTTGAAAAATCTATTCTTTCAATAATGATAGATATAATGGGAAATGAATCTCAATTATTTTTTACGACACATAATAGCGACATATTGACTATGAATTTCCCAACACATTCATTTACATTTCTATCTAAACGTGAAGATGGGAAAATAAAAGTTACATATCCTGAAGATATGATAAAAAGAAATGACAGAAACTTAATAAATTATGTAAAAAACAATGTATTTGATACAATTCCTGATGATGAATTAATATACGACATTATTGATATTATAAACAACAAAAGGAAAGGGGTAATATGA
- a CDS encoding DUF1003 domain-containing protein codes for MKSRVEEKNGGLRMENINSGNLKRENIELDKKNVKTENMNGQKEEILKKMLKDVDDEAKREEIIHMLLEQKVSKVIKEEEIDKKKLSYKFSNFVGSREFVVLTIMFVALWIGINILFLVIKQFNPYSFVILNVVLSCFMLIFCSLIVFNQNKKKKIDEKKSENDYKVNLKNEIIIEDLHYKLDDLIEKQNEIAKRVSELETKKKVPPVKEKRAYKFIDISEHDTKRK; via the coding sequence TTGAAAAGCAGGGTTGAAGAAAAAAATGGCGGATTAAGGATGGAAAACATAAACTCGGGTAATTTAAAAAGAGAGAATATTGAATTAGATAAAAAAAATGTGAAAACAGAAAATATGAATGGGCAAAAAGAGGAAATATTGAAGAAAATGTTAAAAGATGTGGATGATGAGGCAAAAAGGGAAGAAATTATCCATATGTTACTGGAACAGAAGGTTTCAAAGGTTATAAAGGAGGAGGAAATTGATAAAAAAAAGTTATCGTATAAATTTTCAAATTTTGTTGGAAGCAGAGAATTTGTCGTTTTAACGATAATGTTTGTGGCATTGTGGATTGGGATAAATATTCTATTTCTTGTGATTAAACAGTTTAATCCGTACTCATTTGTAATATTAAATGTTGTTTTATCCTGTTTTATGCTTATTTTTTGTTCGCTTATAGTTTTTAACCAGAATAAAAAGAAAAAAATTGATGAAAAAAAATCTGAAAATGATTACAAGGTGAATTTAAAAAATGAAATTATAATTGAAGATTTACATTACAAACTGGACGATTTAATTGAAAAACAAAATGAAATTGCAAAACGGGTATCAGAGCTGGAAACTAAGAAAAAAGTGCCACCAGTTAAAGAAAAGCGGGCATATAAGTTTATTGATATTTCAGAACACGATACAAAAAGAAAATAA
- a CDS encoding tetratricopeptide repeat protein has product MKKIFLMLLLVFCVVSCELKKAQEAYDKKEYLESMRIVLKYFEKYPNKLEKIKPEVKNDLMGKFSNIVNIYEGKAYNGNFDEKIEGYSSLGQIYMLMDKYSISQQFTDFTQKHNLSSIYENYENMISQRIRSNVDRMSYENIYKMIKKDYNKHIEFTEELMASNISSGKMAIYREVNKKMTKSKADKLIELAQKYEYSDKYREAEKLYLEASKTYSRYDENYRQAKDKHFEIKRKADLIDAEKNYNLGLSKAREGTKASYRKATEYFEKAERFIPNYKNSKELARKYEEMGNIDYYISDCPNSVENSISSSLSKIGRRKMSSSSADVVISCNIDTNYRVYTESPRTQRHTETRQARDASGTYVSKQYIFEEIKKISTETMDVRYRINLSGMTNRNFSGNFSLKNEYSETIYTGDVPENYKSVREVPLGRNEMKNKAYNTMEQKTHMELEELVRVIKNL; this is encoded by the coding sequence ATGAAAAAAATATTTTTAATGTTGCTATTGGTATTTTGTGTTGTTTCCTGTGAGTTAAAAAAGGCTCAGGAGGCGTATGATAAAAAGGAATATTTGGAAAGTATGAGAATCGTTTTAAAATATTTTGAAAAATATCCTAATAAATTGGAAAAAATAAAGCCGGAAGTAAAAAATGATCTTATGGGGAAATTTTCCAATATTGTAAATATTTATGAAGGAAAGGCTTATAACGGAAATTTCGATGAAAAAATAGAGGGGTATTCCAGTTTGGGACAAATTTATATGTTAATGGACAAATACTCAATTTCGCAACAATTTACGGATTTTACTCAAAAACATAATTTAAGTTCAATTTATGAAAATTATGAAAATATGATTTCACAAAGAATAAGAAGCAATGTAGACAGAATGAGCTATGAAAATATTTATAAAATGATAAAGAAAGATTATAATAAACATATAGAATTTACAGAAGAATTAATGGCCAGTAATATTTCGAGCGGGAAAATGGCAATTTATAGGGAAGTAAATAAAAAAATGACAAAATCAAAAGCTGATAAATTAATAGAACTTGCACAAAAATATGAATATTCAGATAAATACAGGGAAGCAGAAAAATTGTATTTAGAAGCGAGCAAAACTTATTCACGTTATGATGAAAATTATAGACAGGCAAAGGACAAACATTTTGAAATTAAACGAAAAGCTGATTTGATTGATGCGGAAAAAAACTATAATTTAGGGCTTTCAAAGGCAAGGGAAGGTACTAAAGCAAGTTATAGAAAGGCTACAGAGTATTTTGAAAAAGCAGAACGATTTATTCCTAATTATAAAAATAGTAAAGAATTGGCAAGAAAATATGAAGAAATGGGGAATATAGATTATTATATTTCAGATTGCCCCAATTCAGTTGAAAATTCAATAAGCAGCAGCTTATCAAAAATAGGAAGAAGAAAAATGTCAAGCAGTTCTGCTGATGTGGTTATTTCCTGCAATATTGATACTAATTATAGAGTTTACACTGAATCTCCAAGAACACAGAGGCATACTGAAACAAGACAAGCACGAGATGCAAGTGGCACATATGTTTCAAAACAGTATATATTTGAAGAAATTAAGAAAATTTCAACTGAAACGATGGATGTGAGATATAGAATAAATTTAAGTGGAATGACAAATAGAAATTTTAGTGGAAATTTCTCATTAAAAAATGAATACAGCGAAACAATCTATACAGGAGATGTTCCTGAAAACTATAAATCAGTAAGAGAAGTCCCATTAGGAAGAAACGAAATGAAGAACAAGGCTTACAATACAATGGAGCAAAAAACACATATGGAGTTAGAAGAACTTGTAAGAGTTATAAAAAATTTATAA